GAACTGGGCATTCCGCATATTGTTTTCACCGGCGGCGAACCCACCCTGCGGGACGATCTCCCTGAATTAATCGCTCACGCCGAGGCCAATGGGCAGATCACCGGGATGAACACCAACGCCCGACGGTTGAGCGATCCCCAGTTTGTGGCAGCCCTCACCGGGGCTGGTCTCGATCACATCCAGATTACGGTCGAATCCCACGATGAAGCCATCCACGATCAAATGGTACGAAAAAATGGCGCCTGGCGACAGACCATCGCCGGGCTGAGAAATGTGCTCGCCAGCCCACTTTTCGTGATGACGAATACTACTATGCTGCAAGCCAATTACGCCGGTATCGGCGCTACGCTCGATTTTCTGGCCGACCTGGGCGTGCCAACCATCGGGCTAAACGCGCTGATTTATGCCGGGCGCGGTCTGGATGTAGGCACTGGTCTGCATGAAAATGAACTGCACCCACTGTTGGAAACTGCCATCCAGAAAACCGAGGCCCGCGGCCAGCGCCTGATCTGGTACACGCCCACGCAGTACTGCCATTTTGACCCCATGCAATATGATCTCGGCGTCAAAGGCTGCACAGCGGCGCTCTATAATATGTGTGTGGAGCCGGATGGCGGCGTGCTGCCTTGCCAGTCCTATTATCATCCGCTGGGGAATATCCTGCACGATACATGGGATTCGATTTGGAACCACAAGTTGGCTATTGGCATCCGGGAGCGCAGCTATGCCCCCGAGGCCTGCCATAATTGCATGTTGCTGCCCGAATGCGGGGCGGGCTGCCCGCTCTCGCTAGATGCAAACCAACCGGCGTTGATCCCTTTTAACAGCATTGCTACATTGACAGAAAATTTGGAACAACTGATTGCTTTGTAAAAGGCGCTAAAGACAACAACTGACGAACCAACCACCCATGGCAAATCTGATTACTTTATTTCGTTTCCCCCTATTGTTTGGATACGTCGCTCTGCTATATTCTGAAAACGCGGCGATTCAGTTGTGGTGCGTCCCTTTCATCGTTGTAATTATATTGATGGATACCTTCGATGGCATGATTGCCCGCGCGCTCAAAGAAACCAGTTTGATCGGCAGCGTGCTCGATATTGCCACCGACCGCACGCTCGAAATCGTTCTGTGGGTCGTCTTCGCCCACCTGGGTCTGATCCCAATCTTCATTCCGCTGATCGTCATCACCCGCGGCACCACCGTAGATGCGGTGCGCTCGGTGGGCATGCAAAAAAGCCTGAGCGCCTTCGAGCAGGTCAAGCATCCCATCACTCGTTTTCTGGTATCTTCGCGCTTCATGCGCAGTAGCTATGGTATTGCCAAAGGTTTTGCATTTGCTTTTCTAACACTTGATCTCGGCCTGACCACTGCCGCTTCACCGTGGAGCCCGGCAATCCACACCACTGCATTAATTTTGTCCTGGCTGGCAGTCAGCTTTACCATTGCCCGCGGCTTACCCGTGCTAATTGAAGGCTATAGCTTGCTGAAGGAAACCGCGTAAAATTTCCTTGATTTTTCCTATGAGGAAACCAGGAAGCCAAGAATTTTTTCTCCTGCATTCCTAGCTTCCTTATAGAAATACATCAAAACCATGAATCTGAACTTCCAATCCCTCACCAACAGCCGTGCTGCCGTAGGGTTGACCCTGTGGATCGGCAAAACTCTGCCTCTAGGCATGGCCTACCGGCTGGCCGAATGGTTTGCCGGGCGAATTGCGCGCCGCGAAAACAGTATCACCCGCGCTGTACGCAGCAATCAGTGGGTGGCACGCGGCGAAAAATCTACCCCCGCTGAGTTGGATGAAGCCGTCCATGAAGTACTATGCCACGCCGGACGCTGTTTTGTCGACCTGTATCACAATATCACCGATCCAGAAGGTCTGAAGACCCTCTTTGTACTCAGCGATAATGTGCGTAAATTGATTGAGCGCAGCCAATTCGACACTCCCGGCGCATTCATCGTCGCACCGCATACCAGCGCCTTCGACCTGGTCTTGCTGACGTTGGCCTATCACGGCATGAATGGAAAAGTACTGACCTATGGCAACCCAACCGGCGGTTACAAATTGCAAAATGATCTGCGCGCCGCCACCGGATTGGAGATCACCCCCGTGCGCGGCCACGAAACCGAAGTCGAAGTCATCGAATATATGCGTAGCGGTGGCATCGTACTCACGGCTATAGACCGTCCAATTCGTAATAAAGCCCACACGCTGACCTTCTTCGGGCAGCCCAGTCCACTCCCGGCGGGGCATATCCGCATGGCACTCGAAGCCGAAGTGCCGGTCATCGTTGTCGCACCGCAATTCATGCCCGATGGCACATATCACCTGCGCCTTTCAGAACCGATCTATATCCAGCCGCACGCTGATCCGGCTGAGGCCTTACGCCTGCACGCCGAGGCTGTATTGAAGGTCATCGAGGGCTATATTCGCCAAACTCCAGGGCAATGGATGATGTATTATCCGGTTTGGCCGGAGCTAATTGGGAATGACGAATGATGAACTCACAAGGGTCAATTCACAATTCACAATTCATCATTGCTCTCGGCATCGCGCTCTTCCTCCTGGGAACCACCCACTTCGCTCCTGCCGTCGCCCTGTGGGATGCGCGCCTGTTCCTTGCCCTGCACCCCCCGCTGCGGCGTTGGACACGCACTTTCCAAATCCTGTGGCACCTGGGACGCACACCTTTTACCATACTATGCCTCATCGTCGCCGCGCTCTTCAATCTACAAAGCGGCGTGCAGGCTGCCATCGTCTTCGCCCTGATCGCCTCCATCGAATGGAGCATCAAACGCACGCTGCAACGCGTCCGTCCCTTCACAGTTTTGCCCAATGTAGAAATGGGACAACCGCGTCAGCCGTACGATGCGTCCTTCCCCAGTGGGGATGCCATGCGCATCTGGTTTTTAGCGTTGGCGCTGCCGACGACCTTCGGGGTGCCCCTGTTCGTCGGCGTAGTGATGAGCATCCTGGCGTTGACCGTTTGCCTGGGGCGCGTGGCCCTGGGTGTTCACTATCCCCTCGATGTGCTGGCTGGAGCCGGGCTGGGCATTCTCGGCGCAGGAATATTTCAAATGATGCTTGCCAATTTTCAATTTGCAATTCTTTAGGAGGCCGCCATGAGCAACCTTGTCAATTCTATCCGAGAACTTTTTGTGCAAAAAGAACCCCTACCCGTGGGCGTATTTCATTATCAAACCCCGCCCGAGGTCGAGAATCCTTACCGTCTGCACCTGCGCCTGGATGCCAGCGGTGAAGGCATTCTGATCGTCAACGCTGCCACGGTGCTGCACCTCAACCAGACGGCTGCCGAATATGCCTACCATCTCGTACAGGAAACTCCCATTGAACAGGCCTCCCGCCAGATCGCCCGCCGTTATCGCGTACCCGCCAAACGAGCACAGCAAGATTTCGCTGATCTCAAAGAGCGCCTGCTGACGATGATCGATATGCCCGATCTCGACCCGGTGTCATTTCTGGGGTTCGAGCGCGACGATCCATACGGCGGCGAGATTGCTGCACCTTACCGTCTGGATTGCGCCCTGACCTATCGTCTACCCAAAGGCGTAAACCCCGAAGTTGCCCCGACCAAACGCGTCGATCGCGAACTAACCACTACCGAATGGCAGACGATTATCGACAAAGCATGGCAAGCCGGAATTCCGCATATTGTCTTCACAGGTGGCGAACCCACCCTGCGCGACGATCTACCCGAATTGATCGCCCACGCCGAAGCCAACGGGCAGGTGACGGGGTTGCTCAGCGATGGGCTGCGCCTTGCTAATAAAGATTATTTCAATATGTTGCTTCAAACCGGCCTCGATCACCTGCTGATGGTGCTGCGCCCCGAAGACGAAGCCGCCTGGGCCGCACTTGAAAAGATTCTCCCTGAAGATTTGCATACCACTGTACATCTGAGCATCACCCCCGAGAATGCCAGTGCCACCCCCGCTCTGTTAGAACGTCTTGCCGAAATGGGCGCCAATGCGATTTCGCTCAGCGAATCCAGCCCCGCTCTCAACGAGACGCTTCAATCCGCTAGCGCGTTGGCTGCCGAATTGGGACTCTCGCTGGTCTGGGATGTACCTGTGCCGTACTCTGAACGTAACCCTGTAACTCTTGAAATTGAAGAAGATGCCCCACCGCAGGGAGCCGGACGCGCCTGGCTCTATGTAGAACCCGATGGCGATGTGCTGCCCACGCAGGGCGTTAACCAGATATTGGGCAATCTTCTGCGGGATGAGTGGGAACAGATTTATCGCTAAAAAAGAGCCGGTCAATTTCATTGACCGGCTCTTTTTTTAGCGCCTTCGCCTACCCAATATGGCCGCCAGGCCACCCCCAATCAATACGACTGGCGAACATACCAACATGATAATCCCGGCAATTAGTAGGCCTTGCGCCGCGGCATGTTGACTCTCTACAAAAGCCACCCGATCGCCAGCAAATAACTCATCGGGCAAAATGCCCCCCGAGGCAGCTTTCTTCCCCAGAGTGGTCACCAGATCACCATCGTAGAAGCCCAGATAGCGGTAAGAGCCGTCGGGCAGCGATTGTGAATCATAGGGGGCTGTCTCTCGCGAATTGGAGAGAATCAACACCTCGTGCAACGGGCCACTCAAATTGACGTCTGTTGCCCCCCATAAATCCACCCACTGTCCCCCTACATCCAGGCGTAAATCGGGTATCCGAGTTTCGATTCTCTGCCAGGAGCCGCTGGGCTGGCTATCGCTAGTTTCAGATGTATCTTGGCGAACCTGCCACTCATCCACCTTATAGGCCACAAAATTATTAACATCTGGCAGCGCCTCGCCCTGCAAAATCCCGGTGACCAGCAACTCATCGCCCGGAGCCGAGCTCGTGACGGTTGCAGCATCCATCAGCGGCAATTGCTCAATGCGCCGCGCCTCCAGTTTTTGCCGGGGGGCGAGAAAAAACACGAATAACAGGCCGCAGCTCAGCAGCACAACCGCACCAATCCCTACCCAAATCAGGGCGCCAAAGCGTTCTCGCAACGATCGAAAAAGATTCATTAAGCACCTCTTGAAAACTGATACAATGTAGGTTCCATCTACACATCTTAACAATTTCCATTTTACCGTGTTTTCCTTGTTAATTTGCAAGATTGTGAGGCATCATGCAATCCCAATATTCTCCATCCCAAACCAGGCAACTCAAGAATATCTTCAAATGGCTCAACCGCTGGATCGTATTTGTCTTCCGCGCTGGCTTTGGCCCTTTTTTCACCCGACAAACATTTGCCGGGAAAATCATGGTCATCGAAAACGTTGGACGCAAAAGCGGCCTCATCCGTCAGGCTCCGGTCAACTATGCGATCGCGTCCGAAGGAAACGCGGTCTACTGCCTGAGCGGATTTGGCGCCAAATCCCAATGGTATCGCAATATTCAGCATAACCCGCAGGTAAATGTCTGGATCGGTGTGCAACGCATCCCCGGCATGGCTCATTCGTTGGAGAATTTCGAAAATCATCTGGATATCTACCGTCGGGTGTTGATCAATAGCGGTTTCGCCGCACCGCTTTTTGAAGGCCTGAATCCCAAAACTGCGCCCAAAGAAATTATTCGCTCGATGGCACAACGCTCGCCTTTGATCCGCATTGAACTCGAAACCGCTCCCGAAACCACGCAACCACACCCCGCCGATCTGGCCTGGATCGTGATCAGCGCCCTGTTCGCCTGGGGCCTGCTGCGTCGAATGCTGTGCCGCAATCACGCATGAGTCTCACCCCGCAAGACTGGCACGCCCGTTTTAGCCAACAAGCCCAATGGACACGCGCCCTGCGCGCGCACCTGTTTCCGCGAATGGGATTTAATGTTGCGCGACAAATTTTGGATGTGGGCTGTGGTACAGGCGCGCTATTTGGGGAATTATTGGCCCAAAGCGATGCGGCTATTTTCGGCGTGGATATTCAACGCCAACACCTGAGGCTGGCGCGTACTCACAAAGATGTACTACTCTCGCAGGGGGATGCCCTCCAAATGCCATACGCCAATGAAGTATTTGATATCACCCTGTGCCATTTCCTGCTCCTGTGGGTCGCTAACCCGGTGCAGGCGCTCAGCGAAATGGCGCGTGTGACACGTCCCGGTGGCATGGTGCTGGCTCTGGCCGAACCCGATTACGGCGGACGGATCGACTTTCCCACGGAACTGGAGCAAATCGGTGCATGGCAAACCGAATCACTCAGACGTCAGGGCGCAGATCCGCTGATCGGGCGTAAACTCTCTGGGTTATTTCATCATGTTGGATTCGAAAATATCGAAACGGGGGTTTTAGGCGGGCAGTGGCGCGGTGCGCCGACAGATGATGCATGGAAAAGTGAGTGGAGCGTATTGGAATCAGATTTCGCGCAGACGTCCGAGTTCTCTGGGAACTCGAACGTCTTAAAACAACTCGATGCTGGTGCCTGGGCAAGTGGCCAACGGGTACTCTTTGTGCCCACATTTTACGCGATAGGTTGGGTCAGACAGCTATAAATCATGCTCTACTTCATGCACATGGGCATAAAGATTCGCCAGCCATATTTTGCCTTCTTGCGTCACATCCAGATAACTCATGGCATCTGACAAATAAGGATATGCCACTTCCCAATAGAATTTAATATAATTACTACGCATATTCCCCGGGCTTTCATAACCAAGCTTCTGATTCATCCCAATCTCTTCAAACTCATAAAATAGCGCCGGAGTTTTGCGCAAATAATTCAAATCGCCAAGCTGACCAATTAGATCGGCTGCCCGCACCAGGCCAGCATAATCGCCTGTCTCCTGATAGGCATCGTCTTTCGGAATGGGGAAACGCGTGCGTTCAATATACGCGCAAATCAATTCGGCCTCTACTTCTGCGGTTAATTTATGGATGTCAAAACGCTCTTGCACAAAAAGTTTGCTGCGGTCAACATGGTATGCTGACAGGGCCGCATCGGTGCCGTCAGCCGAAATCTGCACGGTTTGACCTGCAATGCCCGTGGCATATTCTCCCCGTTTATCGGCCCGGCAAACACCGCGTACATAACCAATATCATGGCACAACAAAGCCATCATAACATGCAGCCAGTCGTGTGGTGTAACCCCTCCCCGTAGAATATGTTTGCCCTTCAGGATCGATTGACCAGCCAGCGTAACCAGAATGGTATGTTCTACATTATGATAGAGCGCATCGGAGTTGGCGATATTTTCAAGCGCTAATCGGCCTGTCCATTCGATAATGTTGGCAAATTGTGGCTCCAGGGCAGAATACGTCTGCTGATAGGCAGCTTTGAGGCTTTTTACAAAATGCTCAATGACCAATTCTTGATAGTAAAACATCGAATTCAACTCACCTTTTCGAGATAAGTCACGTAAGTAAAACAAAGACTAAGCTTTCGGCAAACCGACTTCAATCTGCTCATTCTGGATTCGCACCGGATAAGCGGGAATTGACTCGACAGCGGGCAGAGTCAACGCTTCGCCAGTCCGTACATCAAAACGCGCCCCATGCCGCGGGCAAGCGATCTCACAACCAGCCAGTTCGCCATCCCCCAGCGGGCCGTCATCATGCGAACAGAGATCGGCAATTGCGTAAATATCCCCGGCGATATTAAAAACCACCATATACAAGTCGTCAATTTCGATGAATAAACGCTCTCCATTGGAAAGTTCATCCAGCGCGGCAACGACGACAAATTCGCATTCCGAAGGATCTAGCCGATGGTAATGCATAGCTATTCCACCAGGTCATCGCTGACTTCATCTTTGCCCAGACCATAGGCTCCGGCTTTGAGCACTTTCAACGAGAGCAGGGCACATTTGAGACGCACCGGACCGAGTTCAATGCCCAATAATTCGAGCAAATCATCTTTAGTTAGCGCCTTGACTTCATCCAGCGTTTTCCCGTGGATAAATTCAATTAGCAAGTCAGCAGAAGCCTGCGAAATCGAGCAACCCTCACCACTATAAGCGGCTTCGATAACAACATCGTTATCGTCCACACGCACATCCACACGAATATGATCGCCGCAATAGGGATTATCATCTTCAAATGTAAAATCATGCGGATCAAGCTCGCCGCGGAATTGGGGATTTTTATAGCGGTCAATAATTAGTTCGCGGTATAGGTCATCCATGATCTTGTGTTCTCTTGTAACGAAACTTATGAAAATAATTTCTTGACTTTATAAATACCATCTACCAGGCGATCTACTTCTTCGAGGGTGTTATAGACATAAAAACTGGCTCTGGCAGTCGCCGGGATACCGAATTTTGTATGCAGGGGCATGGCACAATGATGACCCGCACGCACGGCAATACCGTCTGCATCCAGAATTTGGGAGATATCGTGTGCGTGCGCTTCGGGCAAGGTAAACGATGCTACCCCGCCCCTTTGTTCTGCCGCTGGGCCAAAGACCTTCACACCGGGAATTTCTTCCAGGCGTTCCAGCGCATAGGTGATGATCTGGCGCTCGTGCCGTTCAACAGCTTCCATGCCCAAATTGGCGAGATAATCCACCGCTGCGCCAAAGCCTATCGCTTCGGCGATCGCCGGGGTTCCAGCTTCAAATTTGTAAGGCAAAGCATTGCTTTGGAAAGAACGCAACTCCACACGCTTAATCATGTCGCCACCACCCAGAAAAGGCGGCATGGCTTCGAGCAATGCTTTGCGCCCATAAAGAATACCAATTCCGCTGGGACCAAGCATCTTATGAGCTGAAAAAGCCACGAAATCCGCATCCAGCGCCTGCACATCCACTGGCAAATGCGGCACCGACTGGGCCCCATCTACCAATGTCAGCGCGCCGACTTCATGCGCCATGCGGATGATCTCTGCCGCGGGGTTGATCGTGCCCAACACATTCGACATATGTGTGAAGGCGACCATTTTGGGTTCCAGTCTGAGCAGACGGGCATACTCATCCAAATCGAGCAGGCCATCCCCAGTCACGGGAATAAACTCAAGGCGCAGGCTGCGCTCCTGGGCCAGCATCTGCCAAGGAACCAGGTTCGAGTGATGCTCCATCTCGGTCAGGACGACCATATCGCCCAGATTGAGATTGGCACGCCCCCAGGATTGAGTCACCAGGTTGATCGATTCTGTGGTGTTGCGGGTGAAAATCACCTCTCGGGGGGTCGCCGCGCCAATGAACGCGGCAATCCTCTCGCGGGCCGATTCGTAGGCCGCGGTCGATTCTTCCGCCAGCACATGAATCCCGCGGTGAATATTGGCATTCGAATACCGATAGAACTCATCCATCGCCGCGATCACCTGAAGCGGTTTCTGGCTAGTTGCCGTCGAGTCGAGGTAGATCAATGGCACCGCGGGATGTACTTCCCGACTCAAAATTGGGAAATCAGCCCGAATTTTTTGCACATCAAATGCTGCTATCATATGATCTGTTGTAGACATGCGTAATTATCCAATATAAAAAATGTGGCTTTTCTCAGCCACATTTTTGTGCTTTTAATCACCCGCGGCTGCGAGTTTTCGGGCGGCGGATATTTTCGGCCTCTTTAGGACACCATAATACATGATCGGGGACCATCCAGCCATTTGTCAAATAAACATTCTCACGAAACTGGATAGCAACCATTTTGTCATCTACCTGAACGACAACACCAGTAAGCCAATCGCGCACGCGGTCTTTTTTGTCGTTGTCGTGGTCGCATAGAACTTCAACCATGTCGCCAACTTCATATTCACGCCTTGCTTCGGGAGGAGCGGAAAAAGGTAAACCTGCCAATTTAACCTCCAAATAAGAAAATCTCACTAAATAATACCAGGGCTTACGCAGTTCAAAACAATTGCGCCGATGTCGGGGAATGACACCCCCTATTTACAGGCTTATCGCTGAAAAATGCGTAAGTTTAAAACAATCTATTATAAGGCAAAACTTGCTTATTGTGCGTCCATTTTTTCTTGAATTGCTTCCTGAAACCGATTGCGCACACCATCAAAGGGGATTCGCTGCATAATCGGATCGAAGAAACCTTCCACAACCAGGCGCTCGGCCTGCTCATTGGGAATGCCGCGGCTGCGGAGATAAAACACGAGATCAGGGTCAATCTTCCCCACGGTAGCGCCATGCGTGCAACGCACGTCATCAGCCAGAATTTCCAGGCCAGGGATCGAATCGGCGCGGGCATTGTTGCTGAGGATCAGGTTACGATTGGCCTGATAGCCATCGGTTTGTTGTGCGTCGGGGGCCACGTAAATCATCCCCTGCCACACGGAACGGCTCTCGCCTTTCAGTGCGCCCTTAAATAGCAGGTCGCTGGTGGTGTGCGGGGCAAGATGATTTTGCTGGGTATCATGGTCGAGAAGCTGCTGTCCATCGGTAAAATAAAAGCCCGACATACGGCCATTGGCACCTTTCCCGGCTAAATCCAAATCGGAGAAATTTTTGGTCAGGCGAGTGCCAATCGCGCCAAAAATCCAATCAATATTGCCGTCTTGTTCCACGCGGGCGCGCTCATGGGTGAAATTCCACACAGTATCGCCCAGGGATTGCAACTCAACAAAACGCAGATTTGCACCTGCGCCCACACACAACTCAACAATGCCTCCGTGCAACGTTTGTGCCTGGGCGCCATTTGGCGAGGCCACTTCATGAACATAGGTTAGCTCAGCGCCTTCTTCCAGCCAGATTACTAAATGAGAAAAATGAGCCAAGTTTTCGCCAGCCGCCCACACAAGGCTGTGCAATGGCTCTTTCACCTGTACACCCCGCGGCACATACACAAAAACGCCGTTAGGTGTTAAAGCCGCCGTCAGGGCGGCAAATTTCCCTTCTGCCGGATCAACGACTTTCCCCAACGCTTTTCCAAATTCTTTGGGATATTCGCGGGATGCAGTTTCAAAATCCGTGAAGATAATGCCTTTCGGAGCCGATTCTGACTCGAAGTTTTTCTCCATCCCACCGGGGAGCAACGTGATCTGGCCCCCGTGTTGATTGCCAACCAGTGGCTTCAACAACCGCGAGGGGATCGCGGGCAAATCCAAATAGGCATCTGCCCCAGGCAATAGAAAATCGCCTTCCAGGCCGCGAATATCGGTGCGACGCCAGGGTTCGTCTTTCGTCGTTGGGTAAGGCAATTTCTCAAACGCATCCCAGGCACGGGCGCGAAAATCAGCCAAAATTCCGTCTCCCTCGCCGGGAATTGCCATATCCCGTGAAAAATGGAAACCTTCAAATTGCGTTTTTCGACGCGTTCTTTGTGTTCTCGCAACTATTTTTTTCGTTGTCATAATATATCCATCTTAGTGTCGACATCTTGACGTCAAGGTGTCTGACGCAACTATCCGATCGAGCCTTCCATTTGCAATTGAATCAGCCGGTTCATTTCGATCGCATATTCCATTGGCAATTCTTTGACCAGCGGTTCGATAAAACCCGAAACGATCATCGTGGTAGCTTCTTCTTCAGACAAACCGCGGCTCATCAGGTAGAACATTTGCTCCTCGCCAATTTTTGATACCGAGGCTTCGTGCCCAATATTGACATCTTCGTCATCGATTTCGATATATGGATAGGTATCGGAACGCGAACCCGGGTCCAGCAACAGGGCATCACAAACCACGTTCGAGCGCACATCCCCCATCCCTTCATGCACTTTGAGCAAGCCGCGGTACGATGCTCGCCCGCCGTCTTTGCTAATCGATTTCGATACGATCTTGCTGCTGGTATGCGGAGCAAAATGGATCACTTTCCCACCGGTATCCTGATGCTGGCCTTTCCCGGCGAATGCCATCGAAAGAATTTCGCCATGCGCACCCGGCCCCATCAAATAGCAGGAGGGGTATTTCATGGTCAGTTTGGAGCCCAGGTTGGCATCTACCCATTCCATGGTGGCGCCTTCTTCTACGATGGCGCGCTGGGTCACCAGATTATAAACATTATTCGACCAGTTCTGGATGGTGGTATAGCGCACGCGGGCATTCTTCTTGACCACAATCTCGATCACGCCGCTGTGGAATGAATCGGTTGTATATTGCGGAGCGGTACAGCCCTCCACATAGTGAACCTGTGCGCCTTCATCCGCGATAATCAGACTACGCTCAAATTGGCCGATATTGGCGATATTCAAACGAAAATACGCCTGCAAGGGCAAATCAACTTTCACGCCCGGGGGAATGTATACAAAAGAACCACCCGACCAGACCGCACTATTGAGAGCCGCCAGCTTATTATCTTCAATCGGAATGACGGTGCTAAAATATTCTCGGAAAAGTTCGGGGTGCTGACGCAAGCCTTCTTCGATGCTCAGGAAAATAACGCCCTTTTTTTCAAGGTGCTCCTGAATGCTATGATAGACCATTTCGGATTCGTATTGCGCACCCACACCAGCCAGGAATTTTTGCTCGGCTTCAGGAATGCCTAATT
Above is a genomic segment from Chloroflexota bacterium containing:
- a CDS encoding cysteine desulfurase — translated: MSTTDHMIAAFDVQKIRADFPILSREVHPAVPLIYLDSTATSQKPLQVIAAMDEFYRYSNANIHRGIHVLAEESTAAYESARERIAAFIGAATPREVIFTRNTTESINLVTQSWGRANLNLGDMVVLTEMEHHSNLVPWQMLAQERSLRLEFIPVTGDGLLDLDEYARLLRLEPKMVAFTHMSNVLGTINPAAEIIRMAHEVGALTLVDGAQSVPHLPVDVQALDADFVAFSAHKMLGPSGIGILYGRKALLEAMPPFLGGGDMIKRVELRSFQSNALPYKFEAGTPAIAEAIGFGAAVDYLANLGMEAVERHERQIITYALERLEEIPGVKVFGPAAEQRGGVASFTLPEAHAHDISQILDADGIAVRAGHHCAMPLHTKFGIPATARASFYVYNTLEEVDRLVDGIYKVKKLFS
- a CDS encoding metal-dependent phosphohydrolase, with amino-acid sequence MFYYQELVIEHFVKSLKAAYQQTYSALEPQFANIIEWTGRLALENIANSDALYHNVEHTILVTLAGQSILKGKHILRGGVTPHDWLHVMMALLCHDIGYVRGVCRADKRGEYATGIAGQTVQISADGTDAALSAYHVDRSKLFVQERFDIHKLTAEVEAELICAYIERTRFPIPKDDAYQETGDYAGLVRAADLIGQLGDLNYLRKTPALFYEFEEIGMNQKLGYESPGNMRSNYIKFYWEVAYPYLSDAMSYLDVTQEGKIWLANLYAHVHEVEHDL
- a CDS encoding methyltransferase domain-containing protein; amino-acid sequence: MSLTPQDWHARFSQQAQWTRALRAHLFPRMGFNVARQILDVGCGTGALFGELLAQSDAAIFGVDIQRQHLRLARTHKDVLLSQGDALQMPYANEVFDITLCHFLLLWVANPVQALSEMARVTRPGGMVLALAEPDYGGRIDFPTELEQIGAWQTESLRRQGADPLIGRKLSGLFHHVGFENIETGVLGGQWRGAPTDDAWKSEWSVLESDFAQTSEFSGNSNVLKQLDAGAWASGQRVLFVPTFYAIGWVRQL
- a CDS encoding non-heme iron oxygenase ferredoxin subunit, whose amino-acid sequence is MHYHRLDPSECEFVVVAALDELSNGERLFIEIDDLYMVVFNIAGDIYAIADLCSHDDGPLGDGELAGCEIACPRHGARFDVRTGEALTLPAVESIPAYPVRIQNEQIEVGLPKA
- a CDS encoding phosphatase PAP2 family protein; its protein translation is MMNSQGSIHNSQFIIALGIALFLLGTTHFAPAVALWDARLFLALHPPLRRWTRTFQILWHLGRTPFTILCLIVAALFNLQSGVQAAIVFALIASIEWSIKRTLQRVRPFTVLPNVEMGQPRQPYDASFPSGDAMRIWFLALALPTTFGVPLFVGVVMSILALTVCLGRVALGVHYPLDVLAGAGLGILGAGIFQMMLANFQFAIL
- a CDS encoding SUF system NifU family Fe-S cluster assembly protein, with protein sequence MDDLYRELIIDRYKNPQFRGELDPHDFTFEDDNPYCGDHIRVDVRVDDNDVVIEAAYSGEGCSISQASADLLIEFIHGKTLDEVKALTKDDLLELLGIELGPVRLKCALLSLKVLKAGAYGLGKDEVSDDLVE
- a CDS encoding nitroreductase family deazaflavin-dependent oxidoreductase, with amino-acid sequence MQSQYSPSQTRQLKNIFKWLNRWIVFVFRAGFGPFFTRQTFAGKIMVIENVGRKSGLIRQAPVNYAIASEGNAVYCLSGFGAKSQWYRNIQHNPQVNVWIGVQRIPGMAHSLENFENHLDIYRRVLINSGFAAPLFEGLNPKTAPKEIIRSMAQRSPLIRIELETAPETTQPHPADLAWIVISALFAWGLLRRMLCRNHA
- a CDS encoding radical SAM protein; the encoded protein is MHLFSGMQSFIKKDVFPPPGLHHYLREAPGERTRVHLRVDPDGHGTLMINANQVVHLNPTATLMAFLFLEKKTQEQAVRLIQRQYKISAADAQRDYYQFLDEFEVILQPGGCLACSLDELEIAMPFSTRPLAPYRMDLALTYRCNDDCAHCYNARPRDFPEMSTDDWKRVIDRTWELGIPHIVFTGGEPTLRDDLPELIAHAEANGQITGMNTNARRLSDPQFVAALTGAGLDHIQITVESHDEAIHDQMVRKNGAWRQTIAGLRNVLASPLFVMTNTTMLQANYAGIGATLDFLADLGVPTIGLNALIYAGRGLDVGTGLHENELHPLLETAIQKTEARGQRLIWYTPTQYCHFDPMQYDLGVKGCTAALYNMCVEPDGGVLPCQSYYHPLGNILHDTWDSIWNHKLAIGIRERSYAPEACHNCMLLPECGAGCPLSLDANQPALIPFNSIATLTENLEQLIAL
- a CDS encoding lysophospholipid acyltransferase family protein; translated protein: MNLNFQSLTNSRAAVGLTLWIGKTLPLGMAYRLAEWFAGRIARRENSITRAVRSNQWVARGEKSTPAELDEAVHEVLCHAGRCFVDLYHNITDPEGLKTLFVLSDNVRKLIERSQFDTPGAFIVAPHTSAFDLVLLTLAYHGMNGKVLTYGNPTGGYKLQNDLRAATGLEITPVRGHETEVEVIEYMRSGGIVLTAIDRPIRNKAHTLTFFGQPSPLPAGHIRMALEAEVPVIVVAPQFMPDGTYHLRLSEPIYIQPHADPAEALRLHAEAVLKVIEGYIRQTPGQWMMYYPVWPELIGNDE
- a CDS encoding CDP-alcohol phosphatidyltransferase family protein, with protein sequence MANLITLFRFPLLFGYVALLYSENAAIQLWCVPFIVVIILMDTFDGMIARALKETSLIGSVLDIATDRTLEIVLWVVFAHLGLIPIFIPLIVITRGTTVDAVRSVGMQKSLSAFEQVKHPITRFLVSSRFMRSSYGIAKGFAFAFLTLDLGLTTAASPWSPAIHTTALILSWLAVSFTIARGLPVLIEGYSLLKETA